The sequence TCACTTTCAATTTAAATTTTCCTCATCCAATTTCAGTCATTAATCAATTCTCTTGTGAAGTATTTACATTGAAGTGCAGAATTAACCAAAGTTAATCAACTTACATAATTTTGAACTTcttgtatttacttttttcccctccttttaaTCTAACTGCAGTGCTCAGTAGATGGAGAGGTATAAAATGTGTTACATATTAAGCCAAATTAAAACACGTATGGCATCCTTACTTAATACAAAGTACACCAACGTAATTTCATAGCGTTATTATAGTTCCATCTTCTTCTAATGACTTATGATCTGGATCTTGTTCTTCATATTCCATGCTAATGCTGCCTGCTGAATGATCCAAGTTCATCTCACTGGAAGGAAGGAATCCATTTTGTGTCGATTCATGAAGGAGTTCAATTTGTGTCAACGATTCTAGGCTTTCGCTGGTAGGTGCAGCTTTTGGAATCTGCTGTGGCTCACCACTATCTTCAATAATAATGTCCTCTTCAtcactctcctcttctccttgcaAGAAATTTGCCAAAATATTTGGTGTGCTACTTGGAAGGCTAGATTCAGTAGACTGACCGGAGCTGCCAGAAGTCCGACTGTTCCTCACAACGTTATTTCTCTGGTTTGCTGGTCTTACCGTAATGATCAGGTTACGGCTGTTTGCAATCATCATGTCTGTAACCTGATCAAGGCTTTTTCCTGAAACCTCTATTCCATTCACCTCCAGTACTTCATCATTAACAGCCAGTAAGCCTGTGCTTTGAGCCAGACCTCCAGGGACAAGCCTAGATATGAAAATCCCTGGAACTTTCTCTAATCCATGTGGCGTTACTCTGACACTAGAGCCATCTCGTATATAGAATCCAAGGGGTTTGTCAGTTCCGTATTTGTAAAGTCGTACCCTACGATGAGTTTCTGGAAGAATATCTACATCTATAATAGAAGACACTGGTCTGAAGTCTTGTGGCATGCTAATGACAATGTGTGGTTTCTTCTTGTGATTATCCGGACGTAACACATTTGataagacatttttcttccttgtcatAGTATCCGTACCAAAGGCACTGTAGTCTGCATCTTCTGTAAGACATAGCACATGATGATTAGATCACTTTATATGTGGTCCATATCGCATTGCTATTGTGTTTTAGGTTAGCAGAATGAAATCTCACCTAGAAGGTTTCTGGCTTGCTATAGTAGAAACATTTACCTCTATGCATGAAACAAGAGCTTTCACATTATGAGATTCGTCAAAGTTTGTAACACTTTTGGTTTCCTACTACCAAAGGAAAGACtatgcaaaaaaattaaagcaagttGGCAGCAGTATAGACACAAAGAACTATATTCTAGTTGCTTGAGAGGAAGGTTAGAATGGAAAGAGTATGTTCCTAGAAACATTCTAATTTTATTCAGAGTAATTCCACTTGTTAGTTTTCTCTCCTCAGGTTTCAGAtcataggaaaagaaagaatgaaaaagggaaagcagcCAGTGTGCCTATCATTGCCTAGTTCCTGGAAGCCAGCCAAGTGACCTGGATTCAAACTCCAGAAAGCTTATTCCATTCTGCACCCTCTTCCCTGCCCCCAGGCAATGTAGGTAAAATGGCTGTGGAGCAGAAACAAAGAGATCTTGCACACAAATACCTCAAGCAAAATCATTCATACAAGCAGTGCTGTAACTGCCACAATTTGATACAGAAATATGCAAATAtcttagaatttttaaaaaaagaagacatatGCAAGTTATACAAACACtgttaatggaaaagaaagtatGTTCTGCAGAAGCAATTCTGATCTCCAAaatgcctattttccaaaggaagctcccatttttctttttaatatgctaTAACTCTCCAAAAACAACGAACCAAAACACATTCAGATCCGAGTTTCCTTAGATTTACACTTGTATTTTTGCAATGttgcatagattttttttttctgcagtggataaaaaaaaaaataaataatcaagcAGAACTGGTCTGCGCTAACCCTGGGACTCAGAGCTCAGAGAAGTTGGGATTTCTTTGTATTATCACATTAAGatgccactggtacagccaaCAGAGTGAAAGAATTGCTATACATTTCAATCTGCGAATTGAAATAACTATGGAAATGCTCCCCTAGTGTGAAATTTCAGGAGAGCTGTCAATTGCTGATAAAAAAGTACACAGTGAGAGCTAGTAagtcagaagattttttttctaagctaaGATGAAGATATATGGACATGTAGCAGTTATATCTGGACTCTTCAGATGCTTTAAGCAAACAGAACAGAGAAAGTTGTTCCGAAGCAATAGTCTAACACTATTCCAACATGTTTCTGAAGACAGCTAGGTCTACACGGCCATACTACACTCTGGAGCCTCTTTTGTGACAATCTCAGTTATTTTGGGAGGACATGGATACCTCTCTAGAATATTATATCCACCTTGCATAGttaatttttacttctgctcTTTCTCAGATTTGCCCATCTTTTCATCCAGACTGATGTTTCTGCAAGTTATTAAACGAACAAAGGCAGCACTAACACAAATTGCTCCACATGTTACTTTAGCACAGACACCCCACAGTGCTCTCACTTCATGTGAGAAAGTGCATACTGACAGCACCCACTGAGACAGCCTCTGCAAAATCTGCTTCCCTGCCTTCTTAGGATCAGCAGGTAAAAATGAAGCTAAATCAAGGAGTGGGCTAGCAAGAACAGTATGAAGTTTAACCAAGACAAGTGCAAAGTCTTGCACCTAGAATGAGATAACCAAAGAGCCCGGTACAGGCTGTGATCTgtgtggctggggagcagccttgctgaaaggGACCTGCGGGTCCTGGTGGAGAAGCTGAGCATGATTCAGCAATGCGCTGCTGCAGCAAAGGCAACCTGGATCCTTGGCCTGCATCCGCAGGGGCATTACTAGCAGAGAAAGAGATGTGATCAACCCACTACTCAGTGCTTGTCAGGctgcacctggagtactgtgtccacttctggtCCTCACAATTCAAGAACGACATAGACTGGAAAGGGTCCAAaggaaggccacaaagatgatcaaagggctggagaacctgccctgtgaggaaaggctgaaggagtTAGGTCTTGAAAAGGCTCAGAGGTAACCTCATCTCACAGTATTCAAGTACTTAAAAGGTGACTGCCAAGAAGACGAAGAAACATGGAGAAAACAAGGGACAACAGGTACAAGTTGCACTGGGAGAGGTTTCACCTCAATAtaagacagacttttttttttttttttttttttttacagtgagaacaattaATCACTAGAACAACCTCCACAGGGACGCAGTGGAGTCCCCATCACTAGagtttttcaaaatgcaactggacagggtgctagataatcttATCTAGGCTCCCCTTCCCATAaaaggttggactagatgatctttcaaggcCCCCTTGAACCTGtgctattctatgattccatgaacCATAGAAGGAAGAGTAGGAAGGTAGAAGCAAATGGAAGAATCTACACTAGCTATGCTTGAGAACTTTAAATTAGATCATTGTGaatacaggaaataatttttagtttatttgaGAGTCTGAAAGGTTCTCTCAGGAAAGCACAGAATTACTATTGTTCTTCAGCAAAAGAGGctgagaaaaatattgtaatttaaGGTTAAATTAAACCAAGATATGATCTCAACATCAAGCAACAAGGCTTTAGAAATAGCCTAAAATCTGCTCTTCAGATGCCTAAGAGTGTTAAGTCAGTTGTGTTGAACAGTGGGTTGATTAAAAAACAATCCAACCTCCCAAACCAAGGCATATAACAGACTATGTCTGAAGTGTAGACCACCTCCAAAAATGCAAACTTAccattttctctgtaaaatgcattttgggATATCTAACTGACCGAAGATCAGCCATTAAAAATCCTGTACTCCATTGATGAAAACTTGCTGATTTTTCAGACAACATGGAGCAATTCTTTTAATGTTTGCTTAAAATTTATGATCAAAAAAGTGTGAGAAGTTTTGCCCTTATCTCCACTGACAGCCCATTCAACCAGTGGTCATTACATTGGGAGGATTTTTGCAATTCAATGAGTTGCAATGCCCTCTCTTTTTATTTGGAACAACAATTGCTTACAAAACTTGGAAAGGGCAATTGTGAAATAAGATACGAGACAGAAGGGTCTTGCTTTAAATATCTTTTACTGTTAAATACAAATTGTGTTCAATTGTGTTCAATGACAGCAAGAAAGTGATAGTATAGGTGAAGATTTTAAACAATAGACAATGGTGACTTGAATATTAGAATTAGGAATGTTAATGAGCgcaaaggttattttttttaggtCATggatttccccctcccccaccaGCAGCTGGTAAGCATCTTAGTGATCTCAAAAACTGTAACAACTTTTTTGTGTGATGCACATCTAAGTACTGTAGATCTCTCATACTTTAGAACTCTGGTTTTAAGGCTGCACGGTTAATAGTAAATTCAACAAGActagagaaaaatattccaagGACCAGAGACATTGCATGGACAAGAAGTGCCATTTTGCCTAATTTCAAAAGCTTCACATCCCTTTGGTTTGTAGTGGTGACACATTTCTAGACATGTAACACTACATTGCTCCATAAGAGCTCTGTTCTTTGGGAAAATCTCCAGAGAGCCAATGAGTAAGTTGGAAGCATTTTGACTGATTAGTTCCATATTGTTCAGAccttaaggtttttttttaatgtaagctcttctaaagaaaaatcGTGCATGTGCAATTTTCCTGTTATTTGTGCTAGAGTGGAAGTTGCTGATACCTAGGATATAGGTACTAACATATTGGTACCAGGAAAGCACTaggtttctgctgcttttattacAAGAATTCTTTTAGAAACAGTACACAGGGAAACAGTGTATCAAAACATTGTCAGGATTCATTTTCTTACAAGTGCTCTTCCACATGCATTGCACCATTAAAAGGTattcagtttggggttttttctcctttaattcAAAGTGTATAAATTCAGATTCTTGTCAAAGAATATGACAGAGTATCTGGGTTTTTACACATTCTGTCATATCAAATGTATATCATATCTGACATTCCCAGCTTGCCACAGTGGGCTGTAAAGCTGCTTCACCTTCACAGCAGGCCACATCCCAGGATCCCTCTCCTGCCACTCAGGCCTTCTGTGCCTACGTGGTAAGTTTGGCATGGACTAGATACACAAACACTCACACATTTATTACATCCAAGAAGTAGATTTACTGCGTCCTGCAAATGATCACAGTAAGTTTGTGCTCTTTACCCAACAGTTACATCTAGAACTATTCACATAGCTTTTCACAGCTTCCTTCCCCAAGAAGAACAGAGTTCACAAAAATCACCACCCAACCTGCCCTCCCAGAACTACCAGCTGAAAAGGCTTAAAACTTTTGTCCAAATCAAATTTTTCACAGTTAGTAGAGAAACACGAAGATCAGCTGCAGAAGGACTGGCTTTAAAGGAAATACTATGTAAATATATCTGTATGTGAACTAACAGATtcaaaagtgcttttaaaacaaacacgaagatcagaaaaacatttattggAAGAGATACGAACTTTAAAAAGGCTCTTTCAGAAGACAAATATACAATCAGAAATCTTAACATTGTGCTGGagcttttgcttttagaaactTACTTTTTAAGTTACACGACACATTGTTGAAGTAAAAGCATCCCAAAATTTCAAGCCGTATGtcaaaacatttacaaaactaTCAAGCACCAGGGGGTAGTTGGTTTGCATTGTACCTAGTCTTAGTAGTCTAAATTCCAAACTAACACAAACCTTAAGACACACAGTTAAAGTTACATAATTTGTGGGAAAACGAAATAGTGAAAGGTTGATGAAAACTCATCTCTCCAATCTCAGACAAGCAGCATGACTCTGTTTAACCTCTCTTCCACTGTTAAACAAATTTTCTAAAGCAATATTCTTGAGTACAAAGGCATCTTTGTTCTGGCACCTAGCTAATCAGTGTAAAGCTGCAGCGGAAAATATTTTGGCATAAAGCCAAAGGACAAGGTGTTAACTACAGATAGTGTTAAGCAGAGTGTCCACATAGTGCAAGAATGACTTTTCCCCCAGCAGTTTCAAGCTCAAGGTGGCACTAATTTGTATATACTTAttatgaaatttaaaacaaaagcccaCAAATGCCAAATCTGGTTTCAATTTAAAATTGCTCaagacatttaaaatgctttcctgaTCTACTTGCAAAGCAATGTAGAGTTACCCCTTaaagaattacattttcaaaacccCCAAATCATTAGTACATTTGAATATAGATGcaatttagcattttttaaataagacccaagaaattttgtctttttttttttgtcacaagtTATAACAAAAGACGGTTTTAGGAAACCAACCTATGTTTTTTGGAAGACTACTCAGAATATCTGGGATATTACATAGAGACCTGTTTAAAAAGCCAACTTCTCTTACGTTTCACCAAAATAAAGCTTCTCAGTGAAAAAGTCTATCTCAAGAGGCACAAATGAATTAACCAAAGAACCCACTTTTTACTATATACAGCCATGTACATGCAGAACTTGCAGGAGTTGTATATTGTAATTTAACATCCTGCGAGTGAGTTTTAAGGACACTATAATGAAAGTTATCTTTTGTTAAGTTATCATCTCTATTATTCTTGTATTTACAATGCAAAGTCCCCCACATTAAACTGCCCTTCGGGGCCTGTGTGGACTATATCCCCCCCACCATTTTATCTTCAGTAAGGTTTTTCTCACAGACAGCGTGACTCCCATACATCTGGATTTAATCATGATACATCAATTTAACCTTTAAATTCCAGATGTCAACAGTACCTGTTAATCTGTTCAACTGCAGAATGAAATTCCAATAAGCAACTGTTTTCTGCAGACTGACAGCCATTCTCAGCTTGTGCAATATCAAGCTCCCATTGAGATTTAGCACTGGAGCagttcaaagtattttaaagtaatttagtTAAATATAATTAGAAAAGCCTAAGGGGAATAATGTGATTTGATTTCATTTCATTACAGAATCTCTAGGTTTCTTACCACATTAACCAATACACATGAATGCTTAGGACAGACATCTTTCTAGTTTTCATAAATCAGGAgtcaaaatcaaacaaaagagaaaaaaaaaaaagagtgcttACTCTGGCCTGacaaaatttctgaaatttcagagtCGTTATCACAATTGTCACTTAACATTGCAAAAGCATCTTGTTGCTCCCATTTCAACCCCTTAAGGTGTTCCTTGGATGCAAAATACCAAGACATTAATACTATTCACCCTAGACTTTATTGTAATCTGCTCATACCTTATGTTAGCTTCAAgttatttccttattttctgtcaAACAAAGCTCTGTTCTATATGGCAAAGATGCTAACGGAATCAAAGCCTCAATGTAGTCAACAGAAGTGATTGAAGCAGTCACAACTAATTCAAAACAAAGTACAGTGCTGGAAGTGCTGGACTCAAGACACCAGCCGGGGGTCTGTATTCCCTAAAATTCTATAGCCACAGGACTCCAGTCTCAAAAAGAAGGAGATGACAACTGATATTTTCTACATAGCTTTTCCTGCTATCAATTCTTGGCATGATAAAACTTAAGTGGGTTAATCTTATTTCTAGTTCTGTACATTATATCAATTCTATTAACAATTCATTGCACCAGAGTAATAAGAAATAATCCATCATGCTTTAAGTAAAGGTACAATGAACAAAGGTGTATGGTGTTACAAATGTAACACTAGTAACAGCATTAAACATGTAACACTAGTAACAATCTAAAAACATATGGTGTTAAAATATAACCTCAATAATCCCAGTCTGACAAAGTGGCTTATCTGTTCTCGTCATATGGCTACTGTGGGAGATTAAATGGAATCATAGACCTTTTCTACCTCTACGTTCTAGTAAAGCAAATAGTTCATTCCTTTGGCATTTCAGGACTAAAAACACAGGCATTACTAGACTATACTATCCTCAatacaaacaaagcaaatgcattttgcCAGCAGTACAGCAGCTGGCAAGCAGCCACACTATTTTTGAATATTGTTTTTGTCTCAGGCTGTTGTGGAGCTTGTTCATTTTTTGGAGTGGGAAAGTTGACAGAAAATACTTGGGCATCGGAagcttttaaggaaaataagcCTGTCTTAGCAACAAGCAGCAACAGTGCACATCTTTATAAAACAGCTAAGCAAGAAGCAGTCTGCTATTCAAAGATCAGTTGACTGCCTTTTTACGATAGGAATTGCACATGCACGTgttcatatatatacacacataatgCAGGCACACTGACACCTGTATGCAAGTAAGCAGAAAACCCACAAGTGCAGAAATCAGGTTTTCTTGGTTTCTCTGGGttaaaacaatttcaaattACATCACTAgatttctcccctccccttcagTTCCATGTACTGAATATGTTCTCCTGGACAAGAAGAAATATAACttcaaatttgattttttttccttcatgaacAAAAGCAGACACTAGAAAAAGACAACCAGAACTTTGTGCCTAGAAAACATGCTATATTTAAAGGCAAACCAACAAACTGAGCAGCATTCGTATTTGAGGTTTGTTAACTGAAATAAGCTTGTCAGTTTGAGAATGTTTTATTAGGACAGTGTGATAAGAGTAGCATATCACAAAGTTACTCTCTAATTTATACTGACATTTAATACTTAATGTAATAAGACTTTCAAGATTCCTTTCCATCCTGTAATGGCCTCTCTTGTCTGATCAAGATCAGAATTTTAAGTGAAAGGCATCCAACATACAGAGCAGAAAACCCAAGAGGTTtatagtttattttcatttgcttacaTAAAGCCAGAAAGAAGCATTTGCTAGAGATTTAACTTGACTTCAACTGAACTAAATACAAGCAAAAACCACACAAAGTATAACTAGGTTGCTCGAGGAAGCTCTTGCAAGAGAGACGAGTTGTGAATACCTTTAATGATCCATAGTTATTACGGAATTCAACATGATGAAATAGGACTGAAGGGCTTTTTCCTCCATACGTCACACTGTTTACTGCAACACAGTATAACTGGATAAACAAATGATTCACGGACTTCAAGTGCACTTACCTTTCCTCTGAATGAAAATCCTGAGTAGAGGATTGGCTGTAGAAACTGCTTTATGATAATTGTCATCATTATTGATAGGCAGCAGGTCTCCATGAATGTCTGTATATCCCACTAGAACATCAACATTCGGTATCTTGTGCACATGCTGCAATAATCCATAGAACTCCTCGAACTTTCCAGGTTTGGATCTCTCCAGAGAAAATCGTCGAAATTCTGCTCCAAACTACAACAAAATATATCTTACATCATAAATACGGAAATCTAACATCCTCAAGCAACAGAATGATTAGAATGTTAAACCAGAAGTGTTATGGAGTTAAGAGTGCACGAAAAACtacagcaaataattttgaagtgGCATAAAAAGGTCAGTTtaaactgttgggttttttttttcccaaaagttATAACTATTTTTGATCGATAAAACATGTACTTTTGAATATGCAAGAGTTGTTTTCATTGTTCCGTTTAGGTCAAAGCATTCACTAATATGGGAGCTTAGCATTAAGGTGACAAACGAGCGCAAGAATAATTGCAGATTCTTACACGCTTATGAAACAGCCATGCTCTTGGTAAGGGACAGATTTCACACCCAGCACTGATGTTGGCGGCTCAAAAACAAGATTATGATTAACCTCCTATGGTATGGGACTACCTGgaactttttcaaataaatttcagTGCACTTTAGAATGTTATGCATAGATTGTTACAGAGCTATGCTTAACCTATCAAGACTGAGCAGTTTTCAGATTCCCAGTTGTCAggacaagaaatgaaaaagccaCTTTGACCTGAAGACTACAAAGAAcggctgctgcttttcagtacAAACTATGTGCAGTAAAGCTTTAGTGAGCTGATCTCAAGTCAATTCTGTTCTTgcctaaaaagaaatatataggAGGCAACCAGCCACTACTCCTTAAGAGCATTCAGAAGATTTGCCTGCATGATCAAGACTCAAATCTTAATTGCATagtcttttaaaatgtggttgTATCCAGGGTATAAAACAGACAAGATTCAGAAGATAtgcaaaaaagcatttaa comes from Nyctibius grandis isolate bNycGra1 chromosome 19, bNycGra1.pri, whole genome shotgun sequence and encodes:
- the PARD6B gene encoding partitioning defective 6 homolog beta, with product MNRPHRGAAGSRGLGTMEVKSKFGAEFRRFSLERSKPGKFEEFYGLLQHVHKIPNVDVLVGYTDIHGDLLPINNDDNYHKAVSTANPLLRIFIQRKEDADYSAFGTDTMTRKKNVLSNVLRPDNHKKKPHIVISMPQDFRPVSSIIDVDILPETHRRVRLYKYGTDKPLGFYIRDGSSVRVTPHGLEKVPGIFISRLVPGGLAQSTGLLAVNDEVLEVNGIEVSGKSLDQVTDMMIANSRNLIITVRPANQRNNVVRNSRTSGSSGQSTESSLPSSTPNILANFLQGEEESDEEDIIIEDSGEPQQIPKAAPTSESLESLTQIELLHESTQNGFLPSSEMNLDHSAGSISMEYEEQDPDHKSLEEDGTIITL